From the Paracholeplasma manati genome, one window contains:
- a CDS encoding DsbA family oxidoreductase → MKIEIWSDFACPFCYIGKKRFESALQQFKYKDSVEVIYKSYQLNPNAPKTLIGSAYEQFSKRHQLTIEQVKQRFGLISESAKTVGLTFDYDHMQMTNTRDAHRLQKYAQTIGKGVIMTEHLMKAYFTDGKNLSDTQTLLELSEALGLDGQTVELVLCSNQFEDAVKEDIQEAKDIGVQGVPFFVINRAYGVSGAQDSGYFLQMLNQIYHEEQKQQFHTSHAPLCEGDYCER, encoded by the coding sequence ATGAAAATTGAAATCTGGTCAGACTTCGCTTGTCCCTTTTGTTACATAGGAAAAAAGCGTTTTGAATCAGCACTTCAACAGTTTAAATACAAAGACAGTGTCGAGGTTATCTATAAGTCCTATCAATTGAATCCGAATGCACCTAAAACGTTGATAGGCTCAGCTTATGAACAATTTTCGAAAAGACATCAACTAACCATCGAACAAGTTAAACAGCGCTTTGGCTTGATATCCGAAAGTGCAAAAACGGTGGGTTTAACCTTTGATTATGACCACATGCAAATGACCAATACTAGGGATGCTCATCGGTTACAAAAATACGCACAAACCATCGGTAAAGGGGTAATCATGACAGAACACTTGATGAAAGCCTATTTTACAGACGGTAAAAACCTTTCGGATACCCAAACACTCTTAGAATTATCAGAAGCGTTGGGTTTGGATGGTCAGACAGTAGAATTGGTCTTATGCAGCAATCAATTTGAGGATGCTGTCAAAGAAGATATTCAAGAAGCTAAAGACATTGGTGTTCAAGGTGTGCCTTTCTTTGTGATCAATCGAGCTTATGGAGTATCTGGAGCTCAAGATTCAGGCTATTTCTTGCAAATGTTGAATCAAATATATCATGAAGAACAAAAACAACAGTTTCATACATCACACGCCCCATTGTGTGAAGGCGATTATTGCGAAAGATAG
- a CDS encoding DUF952 domain-containing protein → MIIVNMPMALIDEQPLGISLLENNPFIHASTPELFHRVLPKLIDKTDLAIILIDETKLDSVVKYEDKNNNQLFYPHIYGPINRAAIVSIHPFVVKDGQWIPPERIASDFEF, encoded by the coding sequence ATGATCATCGTCAATATGCCGATGGCCTTGATTGATGAACAACCTTTAGGTATTTCATTACTAGAAAATAACCCATTTATTCACGCATCGACGCCTGAACTATTTCATCGTGTTTTACCAAAACTGATCGATAAAACCGATTTAGCAATCATCTTAATCGATGAAACGAAACTCGACAGCGTCGTAAAATACGAAGACAAAAACAACAATCAACTATTTTATCCCCATATTTATGGTCCAATCAATCGGGCAGCGATTGTATCCATTCATCCCTTTGTTGTCAAGGATGGCCAGTGGATACCACCTGAAAGGATTGCATCCGATTTTGAATTTTAA
- the msrB gene encoding peptide-methionine (R)-S-oxide reductase MsrB, translating to MKPKDLKHLSEIQYRVTQESATEPAFHNEFWANKKPGLYVDIVDGTPLFTSLDKFDSGCGWPSFTKPLDPKLVVEKKDYSHGMFRIEIRSSEADSHLGHVFNDGPRALGGLRYCINSASLRFIPVDELEAAGYGEYKKLFE from the coding sequence ATGAAACCAAAAGACTTAAAGCATTTATCGGAAATTCAATATAGAGTCACTCAAGAAAGCGCGACTGAACCGGCATTTCACAATGAATTCTGGGCCAATAAAAAACCAGGACTTTATGTCGATATTGTTGATGGCACGCCGTTATTTACATCACTAGATAAGTTTGATTCCGGGTGTGGTTGGCCAAGTTTTACCAAACCTTTAGACCCAAAACTGGTCGTTGAAAAGAAGGACTACTCACACGGCATGTTTCGTATTGAAATCCGTTCGAGTGAAGCTGATAGCCATTTAGGCCACGTATTTAATGATGGTCCAAGAGCGTTGGGCGGCTTAAGGTATTGTATCAACTCGGCATCGTTACGTTTTATCCCAGTGGATGAACTAGAAGCAGCCGGGTATGGTGAGTATAAAAAACTGTTTGAATAG